In Marinomonas posidonica IVIA-Po-181, a single window of DNA contains:
- a CDS encoding LysR family transcriptional regulator — protein MKASLRLQDTAIRYFLEVAQLGSISEASIRLNVASSAISRQIGSLEDILGATLFERQPRGMKLSAAGEMLATYARKNALESARVVAEIGALNGLEKGHINIACSEGFAMDFIPRTISNFRRQHDGIHFHLKVCAPGDVAKLVSHGESDIGITLSLSPTKDIKVEYRQPSPIMAVFHPSHPLAHKKSVSLSQLQPYPIALPEENTTVRQLFDICCSRLNLLFEPILESNHMATLSRFTSFGGGIHLSGEISMRHQIATQELIAVPIRDRGMDVRNIEVQTLSGRTLPNVVKVFLDYLIDKMKHEETIGC, from the coding sequence ATGAAAGCATCACTAAGACTTCAAGACACCGCCATTCGATATTTTCTAGAAGTGGCGCAATTAGGCTCGATCAGCGAAGCCTCTATACGACTCAACGTAGCCTCTAGCGCAATCAGTAGGCAAATTGGCAGTTTAGAAGACATACTTGGTGCAACGCTTTTTGAACGCCAACCAAGAGGAATGAAGCTAAGTGCAGCGGGCGAGATGCTGGCCACGTATGCGCGCAAGAATGCATTAGAATCCGCCAGAGTTGTTGCTGAGATAGGCGCGCTAAACGGACTTGAAAAAGGCCACATTAATATCGCTTGCTCCGAAGGATTTGCCATGGACTTTATTCCACGCACAATCTCAAACTTTCGTCGGCAACACGATGGCATTCACTTTCATCTCAAAGTCTGCGCACCGGGAGACGTTGCCAAACTGGTCAGCCATGGCGAATCAGACATTGGCATCACCTTAAGCTTATCACCAACAAAAGACATTAAAGTTGAATACCGTCAGCCGTCTCCTATTATGGCGGTATTTCACCCCAGTCACCCCCTTGCCCATAAAAAGTCCGTTTCGCTTTCGCAATTACAGCCCTATCCCATTGCACTGCCCGAAGAAAATACCACTGTCAGACAACTCTTTGATATCTGTTGCAGCCGCCTGAATCTTTTATTCGAACCTATCCTTGAATCAAACCACATGGCAACCCTAAGCCGCTTTACAAGCTTTGGTGGTGGCATTCATCTTTCCGGTGAAATCTCAATGCGCCATCAAATAGCAACACAAGAATTAATCGCAGTACCAATTCGAGATCGAGGAATGGACGTCAGAAACATCGAAGTACAGACCCTTTCCGGCAGAACACTACCAAATGTTGTTAAAGTCTTTCTGGACTATTTGATTGACAAAATGAAACATGAAGAAACGATAGGCTGTTAA